The Nilaparvata lugens isolate BPH unplaced genomic scaffold, ASM1435652v1 scaffold5782, whole genome shotgun sequence genome has a window encoding:
- the LOC120356101 gene encoding cytochrome P450 3A19-like: MASQTFLFILAGHETTSASLCFLLYELAVNQEMQQKLYDEIKAVDGDITYETIKELEYMDMIFNEMLRKYPAAPVLIRLCVKDFILPNGFLIRKGTQVMIPVYALQKDPKYFPQPDKFEPERFSKRAPIHKIVPFSFMPFGEGPRYCIGKRFGIASVKLGLIHICRNSRFCQQATQKSAGN, encoded by the exons ATGGCGTCGCAAACTTTCCTGTTCATTCTCGCTGGACATGAGACTACTTCTGCATCTTTGTGTTTCCTGCTTTACGAGTTGGCTGTTAATCAAGAGATGCAGCAAAAACTGTATGATGAGATCAAAGCTGTGGATGGAGACATAACCTATGAAACTATTAAAGAACTGGAGTACATGGACATGATATTCAACG AAATGTTGAGGAAATATCCCGCTGCGCCAGTACTGATTCGGCTATGTGTGAAAGACTTCATTCTTCCCAATGGTTTTCTAATCAGGAAAGGAACTCAAGTGATGATTCCGGTCTATGCGCTTCAGAAGGATCCCAAATATTTTCCGCAGCCTGATAAATTTGAGCCGGAAAGATTTAGTAAGAGAGCGCCAATCCACAAGATTGTCCCCTTCTCTTTCATGCCCTTTGGTGAGGGACCTCGATATTGTATTG GTAAACGCTTTGGTATAGCGTCTGTGAAATTGGGACTCATCCACATTTGTCGAAATTCAAGGTTTTGCCAGCAAGCAACACA